The following nucleotide sequence is from Synechococcus sp. KORDI-52.
TCAAACACGTAAATTATCCAGAAATAGAACATGGTCAATCAGGAAACAAGGAGCCATTGAAAAAGAGAGAACGATGGGCAATGTTCAAGATAATATGCAGCAGCAATGGATTGACTAGGACAACAAGTTGGAGAAAAGACAACTCTGAAAGAGAAACAGTTAGTAAGAATTTTCAAAAAGCAAAATACCCTGAGATAGGTATTGATAAATTCGAGTGCCACATGTAAAAAATGCATCTAAGGCATAAGCCGGTATTTACCCTCTGTCCATGGATGTCAGATTACCAGCGATCTCGTTAACACACAAGAACCATGACTACACAATCACAGAACCAAGCTTTATTAGATGGTCTCGCAGATCAGCAGAACCCAGCCGATAGTTACGTACTTTTAGGTGAAAAACTGGACGAAGCGTCAGAAATGACGTGCCCTGCACTGTTATCATCACCTGCAAAAGTAAATATCATTCATAATCCAAACAAGGAGCTTGATAACATTAAACAACTAGGAAATAAAAACGAACTTAAATCTATTGAGAAGAAATTTAAACGTAGATCATGCTTTGAGTTGGACCGTCTACAAAGACGTCAAGAGAATCTAGAACATCATCGGCGAAAGCAGAGAACACAAGCGGTAATTCATGAGGAGGAAAGATTAGTAGAGAAATCTAAATCGTCTCCAAGGGTATTGCCAAAACTGATCGGAAGCATCCTGGTTGAACACTGCTTGTATCGTGTAAATGAGGGATTTACGGAGTCCGCGATATGCACACGTGCTGGATATGAAATCGAAGAAATTGACTTGTTCCGACGGTTCTTCAGTCAAGCCTCTGAGGTAGATGTTGCGCCGTTGGAACAGATGGTTGAGGAGTTGAGGATGATTGCTAGTCCTGGGGATGAGCAGCCATCGAGAATTGGACTCTCAACGGATAGGCAACCGAGGATTGATTCGGTACAAGCATGGAGGTCCAACTTTCGTTCTGCTGTCCTGGCGTGGCATGGAAGCAAGTGTGCCTGCTGCGATATTGACGTTCCTGAATTGATGGAAGTAGCCCACATCGTGCCGCTCGAAGAGAACGGTGCAGATTCCCCTGTCAATGGGTTGCCCTTCTGTTCAACACACCGTAAAGCTTTTGACCGTTTATTATTCGCGATTCATCCGGAGACACTGGACATTGAATTAGCTGAAGGTATGAGTTACAAGTCACTCCAGATCGTAGAGAAGAGGTTGGTCACTGAGGTAAGCAAGGAAGCACTTAGAGCAAGGTGGCAATTATTTCATAAATGGAAATAACTGTGATATAATTGGAAGGATACATGGGGCTAAATGAATTAATAATTTAGAGTCTAGCATTGGCGTCAGATGGAAATATGAAATGCAGTCCACTTGAACACCATTAAACCGGTCCAAGAATGAAGCCATTGGAGATATTAAACGACAAACAAAAACAATGGACACTTTCGTTCGACCACCACATCAAGGACTCTATGAGTCAACCTTTGCTGATCTGTAAACCTGTCAGATGCACCCACAACGAACCGAGACGTATGGAAAGTCAAGAGTGAGAGGTTGTCCATGTCCAATATCAGTCAGCAATAGCTGCCCATCGATCATCGTTGATGTGTGTCCGGTTCGATCTGAATCAACGCTCAATCAAAATCGACGAAGTCAGACTTGTTCGTAGTCACTACTGCATCAGCAGAGCGGTGAAAGGGGTGAATCAAGTCCATTTAAATCATGGCTTTTCACTGATTAGAGTTAACACAATCAAAAACTGCATCACCAATCAACATAAAAACCATGACAACAAAACTCAGTCTTCAAAGAACAGGGTAATCAGAATGTAAGTTCACCATTGTGCTGCACACACAGAACGATCCAATATCTATCACAAGTCATGGAGATTGGATCTGAAACGAAGCAAGGAGAGCACCGGTTGCAGCTAAGGCGGCCCCAGGAGCCGCTGGAGTTGTCCTGTATGCCAAGCAGAATCATGATTCAACGAACTTCCCGATGGCGGCAGGTATCGCAGGGGCCTTCAGGCCACACGGCACAACGCAGCAACGGACTGAGAGCATTGAAACGACAGGTTGGATCTCCAATAACCCAGCCGTGGCGCCATGGCGATGCGTCGACAGGACGAGCGTGAGGTTTCACCAACAAGGTCACAGTCGACCTGACGTAGCAACCATTCCGCAAGGCATAGCGGTGGCGACGCTGCATCACCAGGAATGATTCATCATTCAAAATCAGCCAACGACCAGGCTCGGGTGGATCATCTAGATCCACTCGGTTGATCAAATGCTCACTCTTGACGTGACGAATCTCAACAAGCATGGCCTTGATCGGGATCGTGGTCGCTGTTGCGGATCGACATTCCCCAAGCGAAGAACGCCAAAACAACCAGGAGTGTTAACCAATCAGGTTGATTCAAGCTCGGATCAACAACATGGACGATCAGACGCAATGCAACAAAGGCAACAGCCAGAAAACCAGCTGTTTCAAGTCGGGGATACAGATCAAGCCAGCGAATGAACAAGGCAGAGGTAAAGCGCAACGCCACAATGCCAATGAAGGCTCCTGCAGTGATCAATAAAATCTGATCACTAATTGCAACAGCTGCTGCAACGCTGTCAATCGAGAATGCGAGATCCGTAAAGGCCAATAGAAGAACGGTATTGAGAAAAGGTCGATGCCTTTGGTTGGCTTCGTCCTCATCCGGATGGTCTTCATCATTGGTGGTGGAACGACTTCTGAAATGATCCACCACAAGCCAAACCAGATACGTTGCGGCCAAGAGCTGGACCCAAGCGTGTTGTAGAACCCATTGGGCAGCAATGATCAGGGCGATTCGCAACAACAGAGCAATCGAAATGCCGATGTTCAACGCCAGTCGTTCCTGCTCGGGCTGTCTGCTGCTTCTGGCTATGGCGGCAAGGGCGACAGCATTGTCAGCCGACAAGATCAGCTCGAGTACCACCAAGACAGGGAGCAGAGCAAAAATCTCTCCCCACTGGTCGGCACCTTCAAAGACATCGGATAGTGAGGGCAGTGAGGTCAGGTCCATGCCGGCAGCCTAGAAAGTTCAAGTGCTGTTCCATTGCGATGCAGATCCGGGCTGAGCTTTGTCACGTCGACACCTTGAGATGCATCGTGCGGGTTGAGGCCTGGCACGACGACGCCCTGCAGGGAAGCGCCCTCGGGGAGGCAGCAACAGCAGAGGACGCAGAGGAACGAGCCTTGATGCGGCTGAATTCAAGGCTTCAGCTCAAGCAAGAGCTCCATGTGCACCAGGGAACCCTTCGTCGGCAGAACAGAGAAAGCACGAAACAGGAGCAGCCAGCCCCAGGTAAGGATCCAAACCCGCGTGCGGAGTCCGCACCGGGCGCGGCCGCCTCTCCCACAACACAAAGACGTCCTGATACGGAGGATGTCCCTAGCGAAACTCCCACAGATCCTGATGACTGGAGTGACGAGCTGACTGCTATCGACATGGAAATAAGACGCATCGGATGGTCGAGAGAGCAGGAGCAGGCCTACCTGACACGCGCCTTTGGTCTTGGCAGTCGGCACAAACTCACACGCTACGCTGACCTATTGGCTTATTTACGGCAACTCAAGTTGATCCAAGACAACGAGGATGTGTCCACGGCACCGGCGCCAATCCGTCGTGGAGAATTGCTCAACCAGGGAGATCATATGTTGAAACAACTCGGTTGGACGTCAGATCAAGCTCGTGCCTTTCTCCAACAACATCTTGGCGCGACAAGTCGTCAACAGCTTAAGGACGAACAACTGCTGAAATTCAATATGCTCCTAGAGGAGCAGACAATGACTTTGAAAATTGATTGATAATAATGATTCATTATTGTGGATCCAGTCAAGATTTCTTCAAGAATAATTGACCAAACTCTCCATCCATTCACCTGGCAAGGATTTTACTCGTGCCTTCAGCGCAATAGTGGTCCCATGGAAGTTTGTCGCTTTACATATTCCAGCTGATGTAAAGCAATCGACCTACACTCCTACGTTTTCCAAAAAATCATGAACAAGAAAATCGACGAAATAGTGAATCAACAATCCTCTTAAGAAGAAATCGCAGGATACATTTGCTAGCGTCATCAGTTATCACTCCAAAATCCCATCCTCAGGGATTCATAAAAACAGTCGCTTGAAATATTTATTCCTAAAAGCCCAAAAGAGGTCTTCAATAATGCAAGCAAAGCCTATCCTGTCGACAGACTTAGAGAATAAATCAAAACCACACCTAACCAAAGCGAGTGGCAACTATTTCACCAAATGCCAAAAACAGTATGCCAAAGACATAACATATAGAATGTCAAAAAGTGAAGCTATTTGCATCACTTACATATAGTCAGCACTGCATCACGCGCACAAGGATTTCCCCGATGCGATAAGAGTGACGACTTTCCACTTACATATGAAAAACATACTAACTGCGAAATTTAAACTCTAATTTTGTCTTTGGCTTTTGAAATTTAATAACATTCATGACTTGCAAGCCGGTATTTTCAGACTTCCTTTCTTCAGCCAATGCCTTAAGAATCATGGATCCGGAAGCTTGCCAATCATGTTCCATCTCAATCAACTCCTTGGCGCGGACGAAATATTCGGAGGCCCTGCTTAAATGCTGAGACTTTCGATCAAGGGGAATGGCTTTTAGGGCAGAAGTGATGGCATCTATTTCGTCTCTGTACATTGTACATCATAGTTATTGCTTAAACGATCTAGGATCTAAAGTCTTCATCAATCTGGCTTACGTAGAAGGGCCTCGATGACTGAAGCGGCTTGAACTTAAAAGTGGAACCTGCGACAGACTCCAGGAAAAGGACCATCGCTTCTTGAGAAAGCCCCATTAACGGCGAGATCTCCTGTAAAGGGCTTGATGAGCAAGCGGGAATGCATAAGGCATTTGATTGATTTCACGTTTTATCGCAGACAGGCAAGCAGCTGTACCGTCCGAATAGTCATCACTAATAATACTTTCTTGAGCTTGCTTCAAGGAATATCCTTCTTGCATCCTTGCTTCAAGGTTGAAGGCCGCTTCATAGCTCTGACAGAGTTGGGCGTTGGAAGAGCCCATGCCGCTAATCACAAGCAAAAACTGTGCCATGAGTACGAGGTAAGACTGCTTAAGCATCACGAAAATGTGTCGAGGAGACCCATCAATCGGGTAAACATAAATTTTAAGCACGCGAACCGTAACTAATGCTACCACCTCAAGCTTAGCTAAAGTGTAAACATTCACAAAACCCAAATTTGTTTTTTTGGGCACATCAACTTTCAATGTAGGACTTGCTTTAAATCTGATGATGAATGATCCCGGCAATGTTGTTCGCCAACTGATCAGCGAACTCAGGGATGACATGTCCGAAGCAGGTCAAGAACTTCGAAATCGATACAACTGGGATCTGCAATGTCCTGTTGTCGTTATTGATGCGAGATCGACTCCTAAACGGGTGGTTCGCACATCAATCCGAGGGATTACAGGAGCGATTGCCACAAGCAACGTTATCGATCACCCATTGATGAGGTTATTCCTTGAGCGGTTTCGTGAAGTGGGTGCCGATCAAGCTCTGGATGAATTCATGCATGGACCTGATAGTAAGCGGTTTTCAGAACTCTGGGAGATCTACAACGATGAAGCACAACAACAAGGGTTAGCGGTCTGGTCCCACAGTGATGCTGCCAGGTTTGTGCTGAAGTCGAAAAAATGCTTCGAAGACGGACAGCTGGCCTGCGTTGCCATCACCTCAACTGAAGAACGGGATTCCCATGACGTGTTGACCTTCTCCGTTGACGCCTGTTGGTTGACTTGATCACGGCCAACTCCGGCCGCACATCACGATCGGAGCAGCTGCACCACCACCAGGAGTGCTGATGCTCCAAGAACCCAGAGGAGCCAACTGAGCTGTGGAACTGAGAATGCGAGCACAAGCCCAACAACGAAGAACATCAGGAATCGACCGAGCGTCATGAAAGCACCATTACCCCTGTATTGAAGCGAAAACCTCGGCTCGAGCCACCTGTTCAGGCCTGGATTTTGATGGTTGTTCAGGGGTGAACAGGATCGGAATCGAAGACGCCACGAGCACTCCCCCCACGGTGAGCAGCACCAACAATGGAATCGGGCGCACGACGGGTTGACGCTGCAACGGTGCAGCGCAAATTGAACAGACCGGTGTAACACCCTTGGGAGGGTGGATTACAAACGCTGGTCCACAACAGCACGACGTGCAGCGGTATCGGGCCATTGTCTGGAGCTGTTCCGCCCCAACACACTATCTCTTTGTTGCAGGCTCCAACCGATTTCCGTCCTTGGACGCCTTGAAGTTGGACAAAACAAGACGACGACTGGCGATAATGAGCGACCTGTTTGATGGAATTTTGATCATATAGTTTAGCACATTTTTTATGGTAGACGCATCAGAATGTGCCAATCAAGACTCAATACAATAAGTCAAGTAGTCGTGTAAATGATTTTTGAAGCATCAATTTAGCCTGGCATGAATTTCACTAGTAGATATAAATTACACGAGGAAGGCCAGAGTCACATTAAGAATCGCCAGCCCAACCAGGAAGAATGAAGCCAGCAAGGATGCTTCGGGGAAGAACTTGGCAATCACAAAGCCGACCCCAAAGAACACCGATGAGAGCAAGATGGCGGTGAGGTCCGTACCCATGGGTTGATGCAGACTTGATGATCCACAATGGCAAAACTTCTGTTGGTTCGCGATGGTGCAGAGCCGTCCATCCATGGACCAGATGACATCGCTTACCTCATCAGCGTTGATCCTTTGGGTGACAACTCCAGAATCGACATCTGAGACTTGAAACAAAAGGCACTTTGGATGGCGAACACCTCATTCGCAGAAAAGCACTTGTCCCCTCAAGCAGTCAGCTTCATCCGCGTGGTCCCCTCCACCGATCACAAAGTGGCCGGGTCAAATGGCCAGAAACGCATCTTCAAGCCTCACCATGAGATTGCCACGGCCATCGGAAACCAACTGCTTGGTACCCCCTGAACTCAAAGCGTTCTGATCGAGGGTTGGCAGGTTCAGCCCCATAGTCACGGCTGATTGTCTTTCAACTCGGGCAACGCTTCTGACCACCAGGTTGCGAAGATCATGGATTGCCGAGCCCTGCCCCATGCCGCTCCGTTCCCTGGTGACCAAGCTGCAGGGCACTGCACTCACCGGTGAGCTTGATGAGCGCTCAAGCCGCGCCGAACGCTTGTTGATGCGCGGAGCCGGTCGTTGTAGCCGCGCTTTGGTGGCCAGTGCGTTGTCTCAACGGCGGGGCGCACCTCTGCTGGTTGTGGTGCCAACGCTTGAGGAAGCAGGACGCTGGACGGCGCTGCTGGAATTGATGGGGTGGAGTCAGGCCAGCCTGTATCCCACAAGCGAAGGCTCTCCCTATGAGCCCTTTGACCCCACGAGCGAAATCACCTGGGGGCAACTTCAGGTTCTGAGTGACCTGCTGGGGGACCCCGACTCGTCGTCCTGGGCGATTGTGGCCACCGAACGTTGCTTGCAGCCACATCTCCCTCCGCCGGATGTCCTGAAAACGAAAACGCGCACCTTGCGCAAAGGGGATGAGGTTGATCTGGAGAAACTGGGCGAGACGCTGGCTCAACTTGGCTACGAGCGTGTCACCTCCATTGAGCAGGAGGGGAGCTGGAGCCGTCGCGGGGACATTGTCGACATCTTTCCGGTGAGCAGTGAGTTGCCTGTTCGACTCGAATTTTTCGGAGACGAGCTCGACAAACTGCGGGAATTCGATCCCGCCAGCCAACGCTCCCTGGACCCCGTCGAGGCCCTTCGACTCACACCAACAGGGTTTGGGCCTCTGATGGCGGACCAGCTCAGGGAGACGATGCCCGAGGGACTTGAGCAACTGCTAGGTAGCGAGGGCACTGAGCAGCTTTTGAACGGTGGGACACCGGAAGGCATGCGCCGGCTGATGGGTCTCGCCTGGGAGCAACCCGCCTCACTGCTCGATTACCTGCCGGACACCACAACAGTGGTGATCGATGAGCGACGCCAGGGCTTGGCCCACGGACAACAGTGGCTCAGCCATGTGGAGGAACATCACCACGACATGGCTGCTGAGGCGGGCCTGGACGAGAGCGATCGTGATCGGATCTGGCCAGCGGTTCTGCACCGTGAGATTGAATCCGCCTATGCCTTGACGGAGATCTTCCATGGCTTTGACATGGCAGAACTGCTGGAAGTCGACCAGCACCCCAACAGCTTCGACCTCGCCAGCCGACCTGTTGCGGCCTACCCCAACCAATTCGGAAAGCTCGGAGAACTGATCAAGGGATTTCAAACCGAGCGCACGGCGGTTTGGTTGCTGTCTGCGCAACCCAGCCGAGCGGTTGCTCTGCTGGAGGAGCACGATTGCATCAGTCGGTTTGTGCCGAACGCGGGAGACAGCAATGCCATTTCCCGTCTGATTGAGCAGAACACCCCCGTCGCCTTGAAGGTGAGGGGCACGGCCGAACTTGAGGGTTTGCAGCTGCCGGCCTGGCGGATTGCCCTGGTCACCGACCGTGAATTCTTTGGCCAGCAGAGCCTCAGTTCCAGTGGCTATGTGCGCCGTCGTCGCAAGGCCGCCAGCCGTACGGTGGATCCCAACAAGATGCGCCCGGGCGATTTTGTGGTGCATCGAAACCATGGCATTGGCCGCTTCAAAGCCATGGAAAAACTCGCGATGTCAGGCGACATCCGCGACTACCTCGTGGTGCAGTACGCCGATGGAATCCTTCGTGTTGCCGCCGATCAACTCGGCAGCCTGGGGCGTTACCGCGCCACGAGTGAAACACCGCCGCAGCTCAACCGCATGGGTGGCACGGCCTGGAGCAAGGCCAAGGAGAGGGCCAAGAAGGCGGTTCGCAAAGTTGCTCTTGATCTGGTGAAGCTGTATGCGGAGCGGCAACAGGCTGCTGGCTATGCCTTCCCCACCGACGGCCCCTGGCAGGTGGAAATGGAGGAGTCATTCCCCTATGACCCGACGCCGGATCAACTGAAGGCCACTGCCGACGTGAAACGGGACATGGAACGGCAGGAGCCGATGGACCGTCTGGTGTGCGGTGATGTTGGCTTCGGCAAGACCGAAGTGGCGATCCGCGCCATCTTCAAAGCCATCACCGCTGGGAAGCAGGTAGCGATGCTGGCTCCTACAACCGTGTTGGCTCAGCAGCACTGGCGCACGCTCTCGGAACGCTTCGCGCCGTATCCGATCAAGGTGGCTCTGCTCAATCGGTTCCGAACGGCTTCGGAACGCAAATCCATTCTCGATGGCCTGAAGCAGGGAACCATCGACGCCGTGGTGGGAACCCACCAGTTGCTCAGCAAAGGAGCGTCATTTCAAGAGCTCGGTCTGTTGGTGGTGGATGAAGAACAGCGCTTCGGTGTGAACCAGAAGGAAAAGATCAAAGTGCTGCGAAAGGACGTGGACGTGCTGACCCTGTCGGCAACACCGATTCCCAGAACGCTGTACATGAGCCTTTCGGGGGTGCGGGAGATGAGCCTGATCACCACACCACCGCCGCTGCGTCGTCCGATCAAGACGCACCTGGCTTCCCTGGATCCGGAGGCGGTGCGCAGCGCCATCCGCCAGGAACTGGATCGTGGGGGCCAGGTGTTTTATGTGGTTCCCCGGGTGGAAGGAATCGAGGAGGTGGCCGCAGGCCTGCGGGAGATGCTGCCGGGCCTGAAGCTGTTGGTGGCTCACGGTCAGATGGCCGAGGGCGAGCTGGAGAACGCCATGGTGGCGTTCAACGCCGGCGAAGCCGACGTGATGCTCTGCACCACAATTGTGGAAAGCGGCCTAGACATCCCACGCGTCAACACGATCCTGATTGAGGACGCCCACCGTTTTGGCCTGGCCCAGCTGTACCAATTGCGGGGACGCGTCGGTCGCAGTGGGATTCAGGCCCATGCCTGGTTGTTCTATCCGGGCAACGCATCGCTGAGCGACACCGCTCGTCAGCGGCTGCGCGCCATTCAGGAATTTGCCCAACTGGGCAGTGGATATCAGCTCGCCATGCGGGATATGGAGATCCGTGGAGTCGGCAATCTCCTTGGAGTGCAGCAGAGCGGCCAGATGGAAACCATCGGCTTTGACCTTTATATGGAAATGCTGCAGGAATCCCTGGCCGAAATTCAGGGTCAGGACATCCCCAGCGTTGAAGACACCCAAGTGGACCTCCCCGTCACGGCCTTCGTGCCTGCGGACTGGATCACTGATCCTGATGAGAAGATCGCGGCCTACCGTGCTGCCGCTGACTGCCTCACCGCCGAGTCACTGGTGGAGCTGGCTGCCGGTTGGGCCGATCGCTACGGAGCGCTGCCCGCTGCCGTCGTGTCGCT
It contains:
- a CDS encoding HNH endonuclease → MTTQSQNQALLDGLADQQNPADSYVLLGEKLDEASEMTCPALLSSPAKVNIIHNPNKELDNIKQLGNKNELKSIEKKFKRRSCFELDRLQRRQENLEHHRRKQRTQAVIHEEERLVEKSKSSPRVLPKLIGSILVEHCLYRVNEGFTESAICTRAGYEIEEIDLFRRFFSQASEVDVAPLEQMVEELRMIASPGDEQPSRIGLSTDRQPRIDSVQAWRSNFRSAVLAWHGSKCACCDIDVPELMEVAHIVPLEENGADSPVNGLPFCSTHRKAFDRLLFAIHPETLDIELAEGMSYKSLQIVEKRLVTEVSKEALRARWQLFHKWK
- a CDS encoding DUF6464 family protein, whose product is MLVEIRHVKSEHLINRVDLDDPPEPGRWLILNDESFLVMQRRHRYALRNGCYVRSTVTLLVKPHARPVDASPWRHGWVIGDPTCRFNALSPLLRCAVWPEGPCDTCRHREVR
- a CDS encoding DUF475 domain-containing protein, whose protein sequence is MDLTSLPSLSDVFEGADQWGEIFALLPVLVVLELILSADNAVALAAIARSSRQPEQERLALNIGISIALLLRIALIIAAQWVLQHAWVQLLAATYLVWLVVDHFRSRSTTNDEDHPDEDEANQRHRPFLNTVLLLAFTDLAFSIDSVAAAVAISDQILLITAGAFIGIVALRFTSALFIRWLDLYPRLETAGFLAVAFVALRLIVHVVDPSLNQPDWLTLLVVLAFFAWGMSIRNSDHDPDQGHAC
- the mfd gene encoding transcription-repair coupling factor; the encoded protein is MPLRSLVTKLQGTALTGELDERSSRAERLLMRGAGRCSRALVASALSQRRGAPLLVVVPTLEEAGRWTALLELMGWSQASLYPTSEGSPYEPFDPTSEITWGQLQVLSDLLGDPDSSSWAIVATERCLQPHLPPPDVLKTKTRTLRKGDEVDLEKLGETLAQLGYERVTSIEQEGSWSRRGDIVDIFPVSSELPVRLEFFGDELDKLREFDPASQRSLDPVEALRLTPTGFGPLMADQLRETMPEGLEQLLGSEGTEQLLNGGTPEGMRRLMGLAWEQPASLLDYLPDTTTVVIDERRQGLAHGQQWLSHVEEHHHDMAAEAGLDESDRDRIWPAVLHREIESAYALTEIFHGFDMAELLEVDQHPNSFDLASRPVAAYPNQFGKLGELIKGFQTERTAVWLLSAQPSRAVALLEEHDCISRFVPNAGDSNAISRLIEQNTPVALKVRGTAELEGLQLPAWRIALVTDREFFGQQSLSSSGYVRRRRKAASRTVDPNKMRPGDFVVHRNHGIGRFKAMEKLAMSGDIRDYLVVQYADGILRVAADQLGSLGRYRATSETPPQLNRMGGTAWSKAKERAKKAVRKVALDLVKLYAERQQAAGYAFPTDGPWQVEMEESFPYDPTPDQLKATADVKRDMERQEPMDRLVCGDVGFGKTEVAIRAIFKAITAGKQVAMLAPTTVLAQQHWRTLSERFAPYPIKVALLNRFRTASERKSILDGLKQGTIDAVVGTHQLLSKGASFQELGLLVVDEEQRFGVNQKEKIKVLRKDVDVLTLSATPIPRTLYMSLSGVREMSLITTPPPLRRPIKTHLASLDPEAVRSAIRQELDRGGQVFYVVPRVEGIEEVAAGLREMLPGLKLLVAHGQMAEGELENAMVAFNAGEADVMLCTTIVESGLDIPRVNTILIEDAHRFGLAQLYQLRGRVGRSGIQAHAWLFYPGNASLSDTARQRLRAIQEFAQLGSGYQLAMRDMEIRGVGNLLGVQQSGQMETIGFDLYMEMLQESLAEIQGQDIPSVEDTQVDLPVTAFVPADWITDPDEKIAAYRAAADCLTAESLVELAAGWADRYGALPAAVVSLLQLMELKLLAKRCGFSRIKPEKPNIVLETPMEEPAFRLLRQGLPQHLHGRLVYQAGSGIQHKVMARGLGVLPMEKQLEQLMEWLRLMAAQIPDADGKTEAQRQEELRAKNAEVVKV